Proteins found in one Enterococcus sp. 9D6_DIV0238 genomic segment:
- a CDS encoding alpha/beta hydrolase, with protein MKITNLPKPLFTENGPRAVLLLHAYSGSSNDMRMLSRYLEKENYTVYSPNFSGHATFDPENILEKTTVDWQQDTINALQFLKEKGYSQIAVFGLSMGGIFATAALADQLEGVIGGGFFCSPIFPVKNNVPENFALYAEQVLSIAGVPEDERIDRLTNIKADSHEQLADIEQFSTKTAEKLNQVQVPFFMAQAGNDEMIDATGVYQSAKALTQTRFTLNWYPNGGHAVTVGPEHKQLEQDVAAFLNTLSWNEENE; from the coding sequence ATGAAAATAACAAATCTACCTAAACCATTATTTACCGAAAATGGTCCTCGTGCAGTTCTTTTACTGCATGCATATTCAGGAAGCAGCAATGACATGCGTATGCTTAGTCGCTATTTAGAAAAAGAAAACTACACGGTGTACTCACCAAATTTTTCCGGTCATGCAACGTTTGATCCGGAAAATATTTTGGAAAAAACAACAGTAGACTGGCAGCAGGACACAATAAATGCTCTTCAATTTTTAAAAGAAAAAGGCTATTCGCAAATCGCTGTTTTTGGTCTTTCAATGGGCGGGATTTTCGCAACAGCAGCATTAGCAGATCAATTAGAAGGTGTGATCGGCGGAGGATTTTTCTGCTCACCGATTTTTCCAGTCAAAAACAATGTACCTGAAAATTTTGCTTTGTATGCGGAGCAAGTATTGAGCATTGCTGGTGTTCCAGAAGATGAGCGCATCGACCGCTTAACCAACATCAAGGCTGACTCTCACGAACAGCTAGCAGATATTGAACAGTTTTCCACTAAAACAGCTGAAAAATTGAATCAAGTACAGGTGCCATTTTTTATGGCTCAAGCTGGTAATGATGAAATGATTGATGCGACAGGTGTCTATCAAAGCGCTAAAGCACTCACACAAACACGATTTACATTAAACTGGTATCCAAACGGTGGACATGCTGTAACAGTTGGACCAGAACATAAACAATTAGAACAAGACGTGGCAGCATTTTTAAACACACTGTCTTGGAATGAGGAGAACGAATGA
- a CDS encoding (4Fe-4S)-binding protein translates to MDGSKIDGKNVTEEMLLDQGYRKYSGEKLDIYYSKDICAHIGNCVRGNPDVFEVGRRPWIIADNGGVEDDIRVINTCPSGALKYIRKDGK, encoded by the coding sequence ATGGACGGCAGTAAAATCGATGGAAAAAATGTAACAGAGGAGATGCTTTTAGACCAAGGGTATCGTAAATACTCGGGAGAAAAATTAGATATATACTATAGCAAGGATATTTGTGCTCACATTGGTAATTGTGTGCGGGGCAATCCTGATGTATTTGAAGTAGGACGTCGTCCTTGGATCATCGCAGATAATGGCGGAGTAGAAGACGATATTCGGGTAATCAATACATGTCCGAGCGGGGCATTAAAGTATATTCGAAAGGATGGAAAATAA
- the rnr gene encoding ribonuclease R, giving the protein MTKQTIKENILFFMENHSKKSFSMEEIAEGLKLQKSADFKLLVQTVAAMEREKSVEFTKKGKIKLRQKDVTVEGIFRANERGFGFVTIDPEEADVYIPKEAVNFAMDGDTVAIDIVQTADPFSDRGAEGKIVEIKTRAITQVVGEFIAYDDKEVSETDLYGYAVPKDKKMAGLTFNIAAQGIKPVDGSIVIVEVTHYPEKEYPRSLEGLVKKVVGHKNDPGMDILSIVVAHGIPTSFPDPVLDEADKVPDAISEDDIKGRRDLRDQLIVTIDGEDAKDLDDAVTVQKLENGNYFLGVHIADVSYYVTEGSELDIEAYERGTSVYLTDRVVPMIPQRLSNGICSLNPHVPRLTMSCEMEITPEGHVVKHDIFRSVIQTAERMTYTAVNEILEEQNPETMERYKELVPMFKEMGELHQILEQMRETRGAISFEDREAKVLVDAKGHPQDILLRTRGVGERLIESFMLAANETVAKHYHDLKLPFIYRIHEQPKEEKMQRFFDFAAVLGILVKGTKTDITPKDLQRVLEQVADKPEEAVINTMLLRSMQQARYSEDNYGHYGLAAEYYTHFTSPIRRYPDLIVHRLIRSYEGNVSEKLKEKWEQHLPDIADHSSKMERRAVEAEREVDAMKKAEFMADKIGEEYQGIISSVARFGFFVELPNTIEGLIHVNNLKQDYFHYIENHMALVGERTGMTLKIGQKVKVRVEKADPETREIDFEFLEAEEVERLEAPKQKKRQDGRKRRDDRKDRERGRDKKPFTQKKNKKKGKKPFYKEVAKKKGKGKKTKKK; this is encoded by the coding sequence ATGACAAAACAAACAATCAAGGAGAATATCCTGTTTTTCATGGAAAATCATAGTAAGAAAAGCTTTTCTATGGAAGAAATTGCGGAGGGACTTAAGCTGCAAAAAAGTGCAGATTTTAAGCTGCTGGTTCAAACAGTCGCAGCAATGGAACGGGAAAAATCCGTAGAATTTACTAAAAAAGGCAAAATCAAGTTGCGGCAAAAGGATGTAACAGTCGAAGGCATTTTTCGTGCGAATGAACGCGGCTTTGGTTTTGTGACGATCGATCCGGAAGAAGCGGATGTATATATCCCAAAAGAAGCAGTCAATTTTGCAATGGATGGGGACACTGTAGCGATCGATATTGTGCAAACTGCTGATCCTTTTTCTGATCGCGGAGCAGAAGGCAAAATCGTCGAGATCAAAACAAGAGCGATTACTCAAGTCGTAGGCGAATTTATCGCTTATGATGACAAAGAAGTCAGTGAAACCGATCTGTATGGTTATGCAGTGCCAAAGGATAAAAAGATGGCAGGACTAACCTTCAATATTGCAGCCCAAGGAATCAAACCAGTCGACGGCAGCATTGTGATCGTCGAAGTGACACATTATCCTGAGAAAGAATACCCAAGAAGTTTGGAAGGATTGGTCAAAAAAGTCGTTGGACATAAAAATGATCCAGGCATGGATATTTTATCGATCGTTGTTGCCCATGGAATTCCAACAAGCTTTCCAGATCCTGTCCTTGACGAAGCAGATAAAGTACCAGATGCTATTTCAGAGGATGATATAAAGGGACGCAGAGATTTGCGTGATCAATTGATCGTAACGATCGATGGAGAAGATGCAAAAGATTTAGATGATGCGGTCACTGTTCAAAAATTAGAAAATGGGAACTATTTCTTAGGTGTGCATATCGCTGATGTCTCTTACTATGTAACAGAAGGCAGCGAACTTGATATTGAAGCCTATGAACGTGGAACAAGTGTTTATTTGACAGATCGTGTAGTACCGATGATTCCTCAACGATTATCAAATGGTATTTGTTCATTGAATCCACATGTTCCTCGTCTAACGATGAGCTGTGAAATGGAGATCACGCCGGAAGGTCATGTAGTCAAACATGATATTTTCCGAAGTGTGATTCAAACTGCCGAGCGAATGACCTATACGGCAGTCAATGAGATTCTAGAGGAACAAAATCCTGAAACAATGGAGCGATACAAAGAGTTAGTTCCTATGTTTAAGGAAATGGGTGAACTTCACCAAATACTTGAACAAATGCGGGAGACACGAGGAGCGATCTCATTTGAAGATCGTGAAGCTAAGGTATTGGTTGACGCCAAGGGGCATCCACAAGATATCTTATTGCGAACACGTGGTGTTGGTGAGCGTTTGATCGAGTCCTTCATGCTGGCTGCTAATGAAACAGTCGCGAAGCACTACCATGATCTTAAATTACCGTTTATTTATCGGATCCATGAACAGCCGAAAGAAGAAAAGATGCAGCGATTCTTCGATTTTGCAGCAGTTTTAGGAATTTTAGTCAAGGGAACAAAAACAGATATCACACCAAAGGATCTTCAGAGAGTATTAGAGCAAGTAGCTGATAAACCCGAAGAAGCAGTTATCAATACAATGCTGTTGCGCAGTATGCAGCAAGCGCGTTACTCTGAGGATAATTATGGACACTATGGTCTAGCAGCCGAATACTATACGCATTTTACATCACCGATCAGACGATATCCAGATTTGATCGTTCATCGTTTGATCCGCAGCTATGAAGGAAATGTTTCTGAAAAACTGAAAGAAAAGTGGGAACAACATTTACCTGATATCGCAGACCATAGTTCAAAAATGGAGCGACGCGCAGTTGAAGCGGAACGCGAAGTCGATGCAATGAAGAAAGCTGAATTTATGGCAGATAAGATCGGTGAAGAATATCAAGGGATCATCAGTTCAGTCGCTCGCTTTGGTTTCTTTGTGGAATTACCAAATACGATCGAAGGCTTGATTCACGTCAACAATTTGAAACAAGATTATTTCCATTATATCGAAAACCACATGGCGCTGGTTGGTGAACGTACAGGTATGACCTTGAAGATCGGTCAAAAAGTTAAGGTTAGAGTAGAAAAGGCCGATCCGGAAACACGTGAGATCGATTTTGAATTTTTAGAAGCAGAAGAAGTTGAGAGACTGGAAGCACCTAAACAAAAGAAACGGCAAGATGGTCGTAAACGACGTGATGATCGTAAAGATCGGGAGCGTGGTCGTGATAAGAAACCATTTACCCAAAAGAAAAACAAGAAAAAAGGTAAGAAACCTTTTTATAAAGAAGTTGCTAAGAAAAAAGGTAAAGGCAAAAAAACGAAGAAAAAATAA
- a CDS encoding GNAT family N-acetyltransferase: MEIKEETGRFALYNDENQEIGEMTWSDAGTEMMIIDHTFVDPAYRGQKLAEKLVYQGVEKARREGKKIIPLCPFAKKEFDTKPEYKDVLRA, encoded by the coding sequence ATGGAAATCAAAGAAGAAACAGGGCGTTTTGCTTTATATAACGACGAAAACCAAGAAATTGGTGAAATGACTTGGTCAGATGCAGGCACTGAAATGATGATCATTGACCACACATTTGTTGATCCAGCGTACAGAGGTCAAAAACTAGCTGAAAAATTAGTTTATCAAGGGGTGGAAAAAGCCCGTCGAGAAGGGAAAAAAATTATTCCGTTATGTCCGTTCGCAAAAAAAGAATTTGATACAAAGCCAGAATATAAAGATGTCTTAAGAGCGTAA
- the secG gene encoding preprotein translocase subunit SecG has translation MYNFILTLVVILSVVMVIAVMMQPSKQNSAASAFTGGADKLFGKQKARGFEAVMQRATAVIGAVWMLLLFVLVLLSSK, from the coding sequence ATGTATAATTTTATTTTAACACTTGTAGTCATTTTGTCAGTAGTGATGGTCATTGCTGTAATGATGCAACCAAGCAAACAAAATAGCGCAGCAAGTGCCTTTACAGGTGGAGCAGATAAACTTTTCGGCAAACAAAAAGCTCGTGGTTTTGAAGCTGTGATGCAAAGAGCAACAGCAGTGATTGGCGCTGTTTGGATGTTACTATTATTTGTCTTAGTATTATTATCATCAAAGTAA